In Haloarcula hispanica ATCC 33960, one DNA window encodes the following:
- a CDS encoding lactate utilization protein → MSQQKSEYADDADIDESLDELASEETIEQTVENLEANGFDVIVVDSTDDALAELQSLIPTEASVMNGHSTTLEEIGFVEYLSDGDHEWESLPDEIWSIDDDAERQAARRKSQTADYFLGGINGISQTGELVAADRSGSRIGAYPFAASNVVIVSGVNKIVPTLEDALDRLENVAYPLENERAKEAYGVDSAIAKQLILRQELEEDRTTVVLIREHLGY, encoded by the coding sequence ATGTCTCAACAGAAATCAGAGTACGCAGACGACGCCGATATTGACGAATCACTGGACGAACTGGCCTCGGAAGAGACCATTGAGCAGACCGTCGAGAACCTCGAGGCAAACGGGTTCGATGTCATCGTCGTTGACTCGACTGATGATGCGCTCGCAGAACTTCAGTCACTCATCCCTACAGAGGCGTCTGTGATGAACGGCCACTCGACGACGCTCGAAGAGATCGGGTTCGTCGAGTACCTGAGTGACGGGGACCACGAGTGGGAGAGCCTCCCCGACGAGATCTGGAGTATCGACGACGACGCAGAGCGGCAGGCCGCCCGCCGGAAGTCGCAAACGGCCGACTACTTCCTCGGTGGCATCAACGGTATTTCCCAGACCGGCGAACTCGTCGCGGCAGACCGCTCGGGGAGCCGTATCGGTGCGTATCCGTTCGCTGCCAGTAACGTGGTCATCGTCAGCGGCGTGAACAAGATCGTGCCGACACTCGAAGACGCGCTCGACCGACTGGAAAACGTCGCGTACCCACTCGAAAACGAGCGCGCGAAGGAGGCCTACGGCGTCGACTCCGCGATTGCCAAACAGCTCATCCTCCGCCAGGAGCTCGAAGAGGATCGCACTACCGTTGTGCTCATCCGCGAGCACCTCGGCTACTGA
- a CDS encoding efflux RND transporter permease subunit — translation MLEYQKYIDVLDDWIVNRDKTVVAVFIVTTLVLSAGFGMTATDSGTSQFTDGVPAQEAFDEVNDNFEREPFGEGTGSTTLIQKDQNVLSKPAILNMLKAQHRLEQRESQDVVGTTSVAQAVAQTLNPDAETLPEQIDTVEAASQTEIKSATRTTLERQPAVAGLLSNDLNREEPSASATLTTVTHEVSGVSSSAGTEGSSPLTPIQQEAEFIVSSVDGDISVFGSGLISAELNSVISDSLGLVVPAAVVLILFFLIIAYRDPFDLLIGLVSLAMAIIWTFGFMGWASIPFTQMLITVPPLLLAIGIDFGIHAVNRYREERIEDVEPTPAMRTATDQLLPAFFIVTGTTVLGFAANGTSQLGPIRDLGFVASVGIIFTFLIFGIFLPSFKHFMDRQRVRYDLPEFSIAPIGSEDSAVGKSLTVGVTIARRAPYIFFALVLVSTAAMGAYGTGIDTRFTTEDFLPPEENPGYVEVLPEAVAPSEYTVTKQINYLEDTFESGESDTVTIYVEGSLQDGTALEEIHRANQDPPDSFVTAGGSADTTSILTVINRYKRASPEFRQLVEQNDQNGNGVPDQNLPTIYNALYDSPYGDRAESYMTDDYARTRIVYSVESDASQQEVTDDTRAVADEFRMEATATGSVVVLKAVSDVIAESAYISLALAILASAAFLFFAYWLLERRPGLGAANLVPILLTIAALAATMRYLDIPFNVLTGTTLSIGIGLGIDYSAHLVHRFSEEYRGDTGLLEALDISVRGTGGALAGSMVTTTSGTGVLVLAVVPILGQFGLLIAVSVLYSFVASILVLPTSIVIWDHGRGTLETLLSSRSTRSVN, via the coding sequence ATGCTAGAGTATCAGAAATACATCGACGTATTAGACGATTGGATTGTCAACCGTGACAAGACAGTCGTCGCTGTGTTCATCGTCACAACGCTCGTTCTGTCGGCGGGTTTCGGCATGACTGCGACCGACTCAGGGACATCACAGTTCACTGACGGCGTTCCCGCACAGGAAGCGTTCGACGAGGTCAACGACAACTTCGAGCGCGAACCGTTCGGCGAAGGTACTGGCTCTACGACGCTTATCCAGAAGGACCAGAACGTCCTGTCGAAGCCGGCTATCCTCAACATGCTGAAAGCACAGCACCGGCTCGAACAGCGTGAATCACAGGACGTTGTTGGCACGACGAGTGTCGCACAGGCCGTCGCCCAGACGCTCAACCCGGACGCAGAGACACTGCCCGAACAGATCGATACCGTAGAAGCGGCCTCACAGACGGAGATTAAGTCCGCCACCCGAACCACACTTGAGCGCCAGCCGGCAGTTGCAGGGCTACTCAGCAACGATCTAAACCGAGAGGAGCCGTCGGCATCTGCAACACTGACGACTGTCACACACGAGGTTTCAGGTGTCTCAAGCAGTGCTGGGACAGAGGGGTCATCACCACTGACGCCCATTCAGCAGGAAGCGGAGTTCATTGTCAGCTCGGTTGACGGTGATATCTCTGTCTTCGGCAGTGGACTCATCTCCGCAGAGCTGAACAGTGTTATCTCCGATTCGTTGGGACTCGTCGTCCCAGCCGCTGTTGTCCTGATTCTGTTCTTCCTTATTATCGCATACAGGGATCCGTTTGATCTGCTGATTGGCCTCGTCTCCCTTGCGATGGCGATTATCTGGACATTCGGGTTCATGGGATGGGCCAGTATCCCCTTCACGCAGATGCTGATCACGGTCCCGCCGTTGCTCCTTGCCATCGGGATTGACTTCGGGATTCACGCTGTGAACCGATACCGCGAAGAACGGATCGAGGACGTCGAACCAACACCCGCGATGCGGACCGCAACTGACCAGTTGCTCCCAGCGTTCTTTATTGTGACAGGAACGACAGTGCTGGGATTCGCCGCAAACGGGACTAGCCAGCTCGGCCCGATCCGTGACCTCGGGTTCGTGGCCAGCGTCGGGATCATATTCACCTTCCTCATTTTCGGTATCTTCCTCCCGTCGTTCAAGCACTTCATGGACCGGCAGCGTGTGCGATACGACCTCCCCGAATTCAGTATCGCGCCGATCGGCTCTGAGGACTCCGCAGTCGGCAAGTCGCTAACTGTCGGCGTGACAATCGCCCGCCGAGCCCCGTACATATTCTTTGCCCTCGTACTGGTGTCTACGGCGGCCATGGGGGCGTATGGAACTGGGATTGATACCCGGTTCACCACTGAAGACTTCCTCCCACCGGAGGAGAACCCCGGATACGTCGAGGTTCTGCCGGAAGCTGTGGCTCCGAGCGAGTACACAGTCACGAAGCAGATAAATTACCTTGAAGACACGTTCGAGAGCGGTGAGAGTGACACCGTAACGATATACGTCGAAGGGTCGTTACAGGACGGAACGGCGCTCGAGGAGATCCACCGGGCGAACCAGGACCCACCCGACTCCTTCGTTACAGCCGGCGGGAGTGCAGATACCACAAGCATACTTACGGTGATTAACCGCTACAAGCGTGCTTCACCCGAGTTCCGCCAGCTCGTCGAACAGAACGATCAAAACGGTAACGGTGTCCCCGACCAGAATCTCCCGACCATCTACAACGCGCTGTATGATTCGCCGTACGGCGACCGGGCGGAGTCGTACATGACTGATGACTACGCGCGAACGCGCATCGTGTATTCCGTCGAGTCTGATGCGAGTCAGCAGGAAGTGACAGATGATACGAGAGCCGTTGCGGATGAGTTCCGGATGGAAGCGACCGCAACCGGCAGTGTTGTGGTATTGAAAGCTGTCTCGGACGTAATCGCTGAATCTGCGTACATAAGTCTGGCTCTCGCAATTCTCGCGTCTGCAGCGTTCCTGTTTTTCGCCTACTGGCTACTTGAACGGCGTCCCGGGCTGGGCGCTGCGAACCTCGTGCCGATACTGCTCACTATTGCCGCCTTGGCCGCGACAATGCGGTATCTGGATATCCCGTTCAACGTCCTCACCGGAACGACGTTATCAATCGGAATCGGGCTTGGTATCGATTACTCCGCTCACCTCGTGCATCGGTTCTCGGAGGAGTACCGTGGCGATACTGGCTTGCTCGAAGCACTCGACATTAGTGTCCGGGGAACAGGTGGTGCGCTGGCGGGTAGTATGGTCACCACCACATCTGGAACCGGCGTGCTCGTCCTCGCGGTTGTCCCGATCTTGGGCCAGTTTGGATTGTTAATTGCAGTCAGCGTTCTCTATTCGTTCGTGGCGTCCATACTGGTCCTCCCGACGTCAATCGTCATCTGGGACCACGGTCGCGGAACGCTTGAGACACTGCTCTCATCGCGCTCGACACGGAGTGTGAACTAA
- a CDS encoding COG1361 S-layer family protein has translation MASTKYKLLLLAVIGITVTSGTATAAVVGSPDIAATLEDDTVAPGEQKTIEISLVNSGELDSGSTRNPALNNEVTTAKGLTVSLGSGDAPISVKNSKRSLGTLQAGPKTTVPFEISVDEDASSGTYDAQLRLNYKHTSYISEGTGARDEDRKTRTVDIEIDVTDDATFNVTDIDSNARVASTGTVAVSVENTGDSAARDAAVTLQSQNQDLAVSGGDATSRFVDEWEPGEVRTFNYRVSSAEAAEPESYGFELSVAFDNEDGLRTQSVGQSVAVTPDPEQQFSVVNSSSSVAVSNTGTYEVQLRNTGPLTVNDSSVTFVSENADITFGKSSSTTAYVGEWEPGAVRTVRVDTTASPDAEDRSYALSANVQYEDQEGDTSTYDDVRLSLSPAPEQNFDVSNVETSLQAGEDGSLSATLTNTGTRDVENVVIAWESQQSTLSPKESQYAVGDLDAGETANFNFGVDVSNSAEAGARQFDFGVSYRDDNGDRVEADTLEVRSQVAGSQDEFDIEVENSTLGVGQDRSITFTITNTKNKTLTSIEGKAFVNDPLSSSDDETFIAELAPGASETVSVQLSAGSDALDKTYPLNLDFQYETPDGEKRVSDTYSLPIEVTDQSGDGGTPLWLVGGIGLLAVVGGVVWYRRQ, from the coding sequence ATGGCCTCTACAAAGTATAAACTGCTACTTCTGGCTGTAATCGGGATTACCGTCACCAGCGGAACGGCAACCGCTGCGGTCGTTGGGAGCCCCGATATTGCGGCAACGCTTGAAGATGATACCGTCGCTCCGGGTGAACAAAAGACCATAGAAATTTCACTGGTCAACAGCGGGGAACTCGATAGTGGCTCCACTCGAAATCCGGCGTTGAACAACGAGGTAACAACGGCAAAGGGGCTTACTGTGTCACTCGGTTCTGGTGACGCACCCATTTCAGTGAAAAATTCGAAACGAAGCCTCGGCACGCTACAGGCGGGGCCGAAGACGACAGTGCCGTTCGAGATCAGCGTGGACGAAGACGCTAGTTCCGGTACGTACGACGCACAACTGAGACTAAACTATAAGCATACAAGCTACATTTCCGAGGGAACAGGGGCACGAGACGAAGACAGAAAAACTCGCACCGTTGATATTGAAATCGACGTCACCGATGATGCCACCTTCAATGTGACTGATATTGACTCCAATGCACGCGTTGCCTCAACAGGTACGGTGGCAGTTAGCGTCGAAAATACCGGAGATAGCGCCGCACGGGATGCCGCGGTAACGCTCCAATCACAGAATCAGGACCTCGCTGTCAGTGGCGGCGATGCCACCTCACGATTCGTTGATGAGTGGGAACCGGGAGAAGTCCGGACGTTCAACTACCGTGTGAGTTCTGCCGAAGCCGCGGAACCGGAGTCGTACGGATTTGAGCTGTCGGTTGCATTTGATAACGAGGATGGCCTCCGGACACAATCCGTGGGACAGTCCGTCGCAGTCACACCTGACCCGGAACAGCAGTTCTCGGTCGTCAATTCAAGCAGTTCTGTCGCCGTTAGTAACACGGGAACGTACGAGGTTCAACTCCGCAACACAGGCCCGTTGACCGTGAATGACTCCTCTGTTACGTTTGTCTCAGAGAACGCGGATATAACGTTTGGAAAGAGCTCCTCAACAACCGCCTATGTGGGGGAATGGGAACCCGGAGCAGTTCGGACTGTTCGCGTCGATACAACAGCGAGCCCCGATGCCGAGGACCGAAGCTACGCGCTGTCGGCTAACGTACAGTATGAGGATCAAGAGGGCGATACCAGTACCTATGACGATGTCCGGCTAAGCCTCAGTCCTGCGCCTGAGCAGAACTTCGACGTGTCTAACGTCGAAACGTCACTCCAGGCTGGCGAAGACGGCTCACTCAGTGCAACCCTCACAAACACTGGAACGCGTGACGTCGAGAACGTCGTCATCGCATGGGAAAGCCAGCAGTCGACACTGTCGCCAAAAGAATCACAGTACGCTGTTGGAGATCTCGATGCAGGCGAAACGGCCAACTTCAACTTCGGCGTTGACGTGTCCAACAGCGCGGAGGCAGGCGCTCGGCAGTTTGACTTCGGAGTGAGCTACCGCGACGATAACGGCGACAGGGTTGAAGCAGATACACTCGAAGTTCGCTCACAAGTGGCTGGCAGTCAGGACGAATTCGACATCGAAGTGGAAAATTCAACGCTCGGTGTGGGCCAGGACCGGTCAATTACGTTTACAATAACCAACACAAAGAACAAAACACTGACCAGCATTGAGGGGAAGGCGTTCGTCAATGATCCGCTCAGTAGCAGTGACGATGAAACGTTCATCGCTGAACTGGCTCCCGGAGCGTCAGAAACGGTCTCAGTCCAACTCTCGGCGGGCAGCGACGCGCTAGACAAGACCTATCCGCTCAATCTGGACTTCCAGTATGAGACGCCTGACGGCGAAAAACGGGTTTCGGATACCTACAGTCTCCCGATAGAAGTCACGGACCAGTCCGGGGACGGTGGGACGCCACTGTGGCTGGTTGGTGGCATTGGACTCCTTGCCGTTGTTGGCGGCGTCGTCTGGTACAGGCGGCAGTAA
- a CDS encoding TetR/AcrR family transcriptional regulator encodes MTTDGDALGATEKEIMHATHRALVNSGYAELSISLIADELDKAKSTIYHYYDSKDDLLIRFLRFTVDRFEATINTTIGDHPKEDLHHIITTLLPCQLTEEKRQLHSVLVTLSPQALDQEVFREQFTEIDIRLTAIIEKTVRRGIEADVFRDVDPTHMAEHILAMIKGTMYSRLTTNREAATGAAKASLFSYIDSHLIS; translated from the coding sequence ATGACTACAGATGGTGACGCTCTGGGTGCAACTGAAAAAGAGATTATGCACGCAACCCATCGAGCGCTGGTAAACAGTGGATACGCTGAACTCTCCATCTCGCTTATTGCAGACGAACTCGACAAGGCCAAATCGACGATATACCACTATTACGACTCGAAAGACGACCTGCTAATCCGGTTTCTCAGATTCACTGTTGACCGATTCGAGGCGACAATCAACACGACCATCGGTGACCACCCGAAAGAGGACCTCCATCACATCATTACGACACTCCTCCCGTGCCAGCTAACCGAGGAGAAACGGCAGCTTCACAGCGTTTTAGTTACGCTCTCCCCGCAAGCGCTGGATCAGGAGGTGTTTCGCGAACAGTTCACCGAGATTGATATTCGACTTACTGCAATCATCGAGAAAACTGTTCGTCGAGGGATAGAGGCTGATGTGTTTCGCGATGTGGATCCGACACACATGGCCGAGCACATTCTAGCAATGATTAAAGGAACGATGTATAGCCGCCTCACGACCAATCGCGAAGCCGCAACAGGAGCAGCGAAAGCCTCCCTATTTTCGTATATCGATTCGCATTTGATTTCGTAG
- a CDS encoding TetR/AcrR family transcriptional regulator — MTNEISFFQNPDGTREEILEATFYALRQHGYADLTISKIGDEFGKSQSLIYHHYDNKDELLVDLLDYMLEQVENQVPLPNQSPEEYIEIIVDEIFGTSSNSDVEFSQAVIELRAQAAHDDDYNRLFRRSDDFIRKQIARVIRAGVDAGAFDVEDPSQTAALFHTVLVGIQAERITSDEETIDDVRAEFRRYVENCLLSE; from the coding sequence ATGACTAACGAGATATCCTTTTTCCAGAACCCGGATGGAACCCGCGAGGAGATACTTGAAGCTACATTCTATGCGTTACGTCAGCACGGGTACGCGGATCTTACTATTTCAAAGATAGGTGACGAGTTTGGGAAGAGCCAATCGCTCATATACCATCATTACGACAATAAGGACGAGTTGTTGGTAGACCTCCTAGATTATATGCTGGAACAGGTCGAGAATCAGGTCCCGCTGCCCAACCAGTCCCCTGAAGAGTATATCGAGATAATCGTTGACGAAATATTTGGCACCAGCAGCAACAGTGATGTCGAGTTTTCGCAGGCTGTAATTGAACTGCGAGCGCAAGCGGCACACGACGACGATTACAATCGCCTCTTTCGCAGAAGTGATGACTTTATTCGAAAACAAATCGCCCGTGTCATCCGGGCGGGTGTTGATGCAGGCGCATTTGATGTCGAAGACCCATCTCAGACAGCCGCGCTGTTCCACACGGTTTTAGTCGGCATTCAGGCGGAACGGATTACCAGTGACGAGGAGACTATCGACGATGTGAGAGCCGAATTTCGGCGGTATGTCGAGAACTGTTTACTTTCTGAATAG
- a CDS encoding HalOD1 output domain-containing protein produces MTDDSQSDEADGDEGLFVGANGTLTEVQYDPTSDQELATVIVQAVADQSGTEPYRESPLHDYIDVDAIETLLFGTQPDQSIGSASQNITFRYRNIIVTVRADGVIQLSAADASRARKN; encoded by the coding sequence ATGACTGACGACAGCCAGAGCGACGAGGCTGATGGGGATGAGGGACTATTTGTGGGAGCGAACGGCACTCTAACTGAAGTTCAGTACGATCCAACCAGCGACCAGGAGCTTGCTACGGTCATTGTTCAGGCCGTTGCCGATCAGTCGGGAACAGAACCATATCGTGAGTCGCCGTTGCACGACTACATCGATGTCGATGCCATTGAGACACTACTATTCGGTACACAGCCAGACCAGTCAATCGGCTCAGCGAGCCAGAACATCACCTTTCGATACCGCAACATTATCGTCACAGTTCGCGCTGACGGTGTGATCCAGCTGTCGGCCGCTGACGCCAGCCGTGCAAGAAAGAACTAA
- a CDS encoding FecCD family ABC transporter permease encodes MAKVFDRLTNLRAGTTDRYEVSKLALIIAGSLAVLLGSTILQVSFGAYPLTLVEAWQTVFDPTVLSSLEVWRWAFLGAAVPEWLTRQQLIVWNLRLPRILVGVLVGANLAVSGALFQIITRNELASPYILGVSDGAGLVVLLTLTLLTGLVPFLPIFAAAGGGLAFLLVYAIAWKNGTSPVRLVLAGVVVGTVFGSVQRALFFFIDDLGVAMSAQAWLSGTLMNAGWAEVRIALPFTVLAMALAFAVTQELDVLALGEDRADSLGMPVEKVRFAIAGIGVLSTAAAIAVAGLIGFVGLIVPHMVRNLVGSDSKLLLAGCLFLGPALLVSADVGARLALSPVQLPVGVITGIVGGPYFLYLMRKKTDLGEV; translated from the coding sequence ATGGCGAAGGTATTCGACCGACTCACGAACCTACGCGCAGGAACTACCGACAGGTACGAGGTCTCAAAGCTCGCCCTCATTATCGCCGGCAGCCTCGCCGTCCTGCTCGGGTCGACGATACTGCAGGTGAGCTTCGGCGCGTACCCGTTGACGCTGGTCGAGGCGTGGCAGACGGTCTTCGACCCGACGGTACTGTCCAGCCTCGAAGTCTGGCGGTGGGCGTTTCTCGGTGCAGCGGTCCCGGAGTGGTTGACCCGCCAGCAACTCATCGTCTGGAACCTCAGGCTGCCCCGTATCCTCGTCGGCGTCCTGGTCGGCGCAAACCTCGCAGTATCGGGAGCGCTTTTTCAGATAATTACGCGCAACGAACTCGCGAGCCCGTACATCCTCGGCGTCAGCGACGGGGCTGGATTAGTCGTGTTGCTCACGCTAACACTCCTCACCGGACTGGTGCCGTTCCTACCGATATTTGCGGCTGCCGGTGGCGGACTCGCGTTCCTGCTCGTGTATGCTATCGCGTGGAAGAACGGTACCAGTCCCGTCCGACTGGTGCTTGCAGGTGTTGTGGTAGGCACCGTCTTCGGGTCCGTCCAGCGTGCGCTGTTTTTCTTCATCGACGATCTCGGCGTTGCGATGTCCGCGCAGGCGTGGCTCTCCGGGACTCTGATGAACGCTGGGTGGGCCGAGGTACGAATCGCGTTGCCGTTCACCGTCCTTGCGATGGCGCTCGCGTTCGCCGTTACGCAGGAACTGGATGTACTGGCACTCGGCGAGGACCGAGCGGACTCACTGGGGATGCCGGTCGAGAAAGTCCGGTTCGCTATCGCGGGGATCGGCGTTCTCTCGACGGCGGCTGCCATCGCTGTCGCCGGCCTCATCGGGTTCGTTGGGCTCATTGTTCCCCATATGGTCCGTAATCTCGTCGGTAGCGATTCGAAGCTGCTGCTTGCGGGGTGTCTGTTCCTCGGACCGGCGCTGCTGGTCAGTGCAGACGTGGGTGCACGGCTCGCCTTGAGCCCCGTCCAGTTGCCGGTGGGCGTCATCACCGGCATCGTGGGCGGCCCGTACTTCCTCTACCTGATGCGGAAGAAAACCGACCTGGGTGAAGTCTGA
- a CDS encoding Cdc6/Cdc18 family protein, giving the protein MGMFERDTEIYLDRDALREDYQPENLVGRDTELNRYRAALQPVINGEQPNNIFLYGKTGVGKTAGTRYLIDHLEEDAAKYEDIDLTVKMLNCDGLSSSYQIATRLVNEFRDETSQISTTGYPRATVYDMLWTELDSCGGTIYIVLDEVDHIEDDSILYQLPRARANDNLSSAKIGIIGISNDFSFRDDLSPKVKSSLCEEEIQFPAYDAKELIQILQQRADVAFHDGVLEDGVIELCAAYGAKDAGDARQSLDLLMKTGDLARDKDTDTISEDLVREARDVLERGRIQEGISGLTQHGHLVVYAMVTLDQEGKTPARTRDIRPRYTNFAEKAGIDPLVPRRMRDHLGELSMLGIISAIERNEGRRGGTYREYSLEMDPEMILAALEKTVDDVGIHKSVTNLVDSEATLSDFQST; this is encoded by the coding sequence ATGGGGATGTTCGAACGCGACACCGAGATCTACTTGGACCGGGATGCCCTCCGGGAAGACTATCAGCCTGAGAACCTCGTCGGGCGTGACACTGAACTAAACCGGTATCGAGCGGCTCTCCAACCCGTAATCAACGGTGAACAGCCCAACAACATCTTCTTGTACGGTAAAACGGGGGTCGGCAAGACTGCTGGTACGCGGTATCTAATTGACCATCTCGAAGAAGACGCAGCGAAATACGAGGATATCGATCTCACGGTAAAGATGCTAAACTGTGATGGCCTCTCCAGTAGTTATCAAATCGCGACCCGACTCGTCAACGAATTCAGGGACGAAACGAGCCAGATCAGTACGACAGGGTATCCTCGTGCAACGGTGTATGACATGCTGTGGACCGAACTCGACTCCTGTGGCGGGACGATCTACATCGTGCTCGACGAAGTCGACCACATCGAAGACGATAGCATTCTTTACCAACTCCCGCGTGCGCGAGCGAACGACAACCTAAGTTCAGCGAAGATCGGTATCATCGGTATCTCGAACGATTTCTCTTTTCGCGATGACCTCTCCCCGAAAGTCAAGAGTTCACTCTGTGAAGAGGAGATCCAGTTCCCCGCATACGACGCGAAGGAGCTGATCCAGATCCTGCAACAGCGCGCTGATGTAGCGTTTCACGACGGCGTCCTCGAAGACGGCGTCATCGAGCTGTGCGCTGCGTACGGAGCGAAAGACGCCGGTGACGCGCGGCAGTCCCTCGACTTGCTCATGAAAACGGGCGACCTGGCCCGCGACAAGGATACGGATACGATTTCGGAAGATCTTGTTAGAGAGGCCCGCGACGTTCTGGAACGTGGCCGGATTCAGGAAGGTATTTCGGGACTGACCCAACACGGTCATCTGGTCGTGTACGCAATGGTTACGCTCGACCAGGAAGGGAAGACGCCGGCCCGGACACGGGATATCAGACCTCGATACACGAACTTCGCCGAAAAGGCAGGGATCGATCCGCTTGTCCCACGCCGGATGCGTGATCACCTCGGCGAGCTGTCGATGTTAGGTATCATCTCGGCAATCGAGCGGAACGAGGGACGACGTGGGGGAACCTATCGCGAGTACTCTCTCGAAATGGACCCGGAGATGATTCTCGCAGCGCTTGAGAAGACTGTCGACGATGTTGGAATCCACAAATCCGTCACTAACCTCGTTGATAGCGAAGCGACGCTTTCGGACTTCCAGTCCACTTAG
- a CDS encoding ABC transporter substrate-binding protein: MTRRREVLAGSVGLVASLAGCSSGSSDDGGTTGDGAASAQTDQAEATADTEQSTPENSTPYTVEIEPHGEFTFEEVPESYSVIPSVYLDIGMALGIQPTAATDMARAPRKFYDILPDVTFNEDDIMALAAGSESGYDKENFYAAGPAVNLIDPRGLRRFTDWADSDIQEIEEATGPFVASSIRFGPEHPFGYEQETYHELYDVFEKMAAVFQCQARYRAWESLHDEFMANIRSDLPPEDERPSVIAVWRGVDPTSGQFYLSDIHKYHNQTKPLSRLGLRDGYDAEIPGGGTVGYEELLNHDPDYIAAVGRLTTATHDEFVTNVVEPFENNPNGQDLTAVQEGNIIRIGGQYQGPIVDLFATEAAAKQVWPDRFGEWPGPVRDVPDEEKLFDRQAVSDIINGNI; this comes from the coding sequence ATGACACGTAGACGCGAAGTACTTGCAGGTAGTGTCGGATTGGTGGCTTCCCTCGCCGGTTGTTCCAGTGGGAGCTCCGATGATGGAGGAACCACCGGGGATGGGGCCGCGAGTGCCCAAACAGACCAGGCCGAAGCCACGGCAGATACCGAGCAATCGACTCCGGAAAATTCAACGCCGTACACCGTCGAAATTGAGCCCCACGGCGAGTTCACGTTCGAAGAAGTTCCCGAGTCGTACTCGGTCATTCCCAGTGTCTACCTCGATATCGGGATGGCGCTCGGCATCCAGCCTACCGCCGCGACCGACATGGCACGGGCGCCACGGAAGTTCTACGACATCCTCCCCGACGTTACGTTCAACGAGGACGACATCATGGCGCTGGCGGCCGGCTCCGAGTCCGGCTACGACAAGGAGAACTTCTACGCTGCCGGCCCCGCTGTCAATCTCATCGACCCTCGGGGATTACGACGTTTCACCGACTGGGCGGACTCCGATATTCAGGAGATCGAGGAGGCCACCGGTCCGTTCGTCGCCTCCTCGATCCGCTTCGGCCCCGAACATCCCTTTGGGTACGAGCAGGAAACCTACCACGAACTCTACGACGTTTTCGAGAAGATGGCGGCGGTCTTCCAGTGCCAGGCCCGGTACCGGGCCTGGGAGTCGCTGCACGACGAGTTCATGGCGAACATCAGGTCTGATCTCCCCCCTGAAGACGAACGCCCCTCCGTCATTGCGGTGTGGCGCGGCGTAGACCCGACTTCCGGCCAGTTCTATCTCTCTGATATCCACAAATACCACAATCAGACCAAGCCCCTCTCACGGCTCGGGCTCAGGGACGGTTACGATGCTGAGATCCCTGGCGGTGGTACCGTCGGTTACGAGGAACTCCTCAACCACGATCCAGATTACATCGCTGCCGTGGGCCGGCTCACAACCGCAACTCACGACGAGTTCGTGACCAACGTCGTCGAGCCGTTCGAAAACAACCCGAACGGTCAGGACCTCACCGCCGTTCAGGAAGGTAACATCATCCGCATCGGCGGCCAATACCAGGGTCCTATCGTCGATCTTTTCGCCACGGAGGCCGCCGCCAAGCAAGTCTGGCCCGATCGCTTCGGCGAGTGGCCAGGTCCTGTCCGCGACGTCCCTGACGAAGAGAAACTGTTCGATCGCCAGGCGGTCAGTGACATCATCAACGGAAACATCTAA